From a region of the Hemibagrus wyckioides isolate EC202008001 linkage group LG06, SWU_Hwy_1.0, whole genome shotgun sequence genome:
- the tshr gene encoding thyrotropin receptor, whose translation MRVFALVLLTFCSTGTCSGEDNKCPDGCECTDWKGFYVSCTDIASLPLFPGNTETLRLYETRLSSVPPDAFANMENVSLIYLSGDVTLRSLEKNSFFNLKKITHIEIRNTRSLTNIDPEAFKDLPKLKYLGLFNTGLSIFPALTKIHSDESSFMLEITDNIYITEIPANAFQGITNDMLTVMLYSNGFTKIQHHAFNGTKLDAIYLHRNKQLTDLSKDMFAETISGPVLLDVSDSAVTSLPARGLESLRELSARNVWALKKLPPIKTFRHLIGADMTYPSHCCAFKNLKKKKGYLEYIICNLTAVHGQHHRRSVDAFTVQAVMDSIDTKDMSELLHRNTYDHHDLLSSLHYHDFLDGHAEHDLGFGDTLKNPQAATSQDFDSHYDYIICEDGEAVTCSPAPDDFNPCEDIIGFSFLRVSVWFVSLLAVLGNLVVLFVLLTSHYKLSVSRFLMCHLAFADFCMGIYLLLIASVDLYTQSEYYNHAIDWQTGSWCTFAGFISIFASELSVYTLTTITLERWHAINFAMHLDRKLRLSHASAVMLGGWLLCLLLALMPVLGVSSYQKVSICLPMSTQNLLDQVYILFMLVLNIVAFVVICACYIRIYCAVRNPTYTSSSKDSSIAKRMAVLIFTDFLCIAPISFYAISAALDHPLITISNSKILLVLFYPLNSCANPFLYAIFTKAFQGDVFILLSKIGLCEQRAQLFRGQTVSTKASSGDSNRRGVKIKMLTRWNVLATATCHQHGH comes from the exons aCGTCTTTATGAAACGAGACTGAGCTCTGTTCCTCCAGACGCATTCGCCAACATGGAGAACGTCTCATTAAT ttatCTCTCAGGTGACGTCACATTAAGAAGTTTAGAGAAAAATTCATTTTTCAACCTGAAGAAAATTACACATAT AGAAATAAGAAACACCAGAAGTCTGACGAATATCGATCCTGAAGCTTTCAAAGATCTACCGAAGTTAAAATACTT AGGTTTGTTCAACACTGGACTCTCCATCTTTCCTGCTCTGACCAAGATCCACTCTGATGAATCTTCATTCATGCT AGAAATTACTGATAATATTTACATCACTGAAATTCCTGCAAATGCATTCCAAGGCATTACCAATGACATGCTAACAGT GATGTTATACAGTAATGGCTTTACTAAAATCCAACACCATGCCTTCAACGGGACAAAACTAGATGCCAT ATATCTTCACCGAAACAAACAACTAACAGATCTGAGTAAAGACATGTTTGCAGAAACCATTAGTGGTCCAGTGCTGCT TGACGTATCCGATTCGGCCGTTACCTCTCTTCCAGCAAGAGGACTGGAGTCACTCCGGGAACTCAGCGCTCGGAATGTTTGGGCCCTTAAAAAGCTTCCACCAATCAAAACCTTCAGACATCTGATTGGTGCTGATATGACATATCCTAGTCACTGCTGTGCATTCAAGAAccttaagaaaaagaaagg CTACCTGGAATACATCATTTGTAACCTGACTGCAGTTCATGGCCAACACCACAGAAGATCAGTGGATGCATTTACAGTCCAAGCTGTCATGGATTCTATAGACACAAAAGACATGAGTGAGCTCCTGCATAGAAACACCTATGACCACCATGATTTGCTAAGTAGTCTACATTATCATGACTTTCTTGATGGGCATGCTGAGCATGATTTGGGCTTTGGGGACACACTGAAGAATCCTCAGGCAGCCACCAGCCAGGACTTTGACAGTCATTATGACTATATTATATGTGAGGATGGAGAAGCTGTGACATGCTCTCCAGCTCCTGATGACTTCAACCCCTGTGAGGACATCATCGGTTTCAGCTTCCTGAGAGTGTCTGTCTGGTTTGTTAGTTTGTTGGCTGTACTTGGAAATTTGGTGGTTCTCTTTGTGCTGCTCACCAGTCATTATAAATTGTCTGTCTCCCGGTTCCTTATGTGCCACCTAGCATTTGCTGACTTCTGCATGGGCATCTATCTGCTTCTCATTGCCTCAGTGGACCTTTACACGCAGTCAGAATATTACAATCATGCCATAGACTGGCAGACAGGATCATGGTGCACCTTTGCTGGATTTATCTCCATCTTTGCAAGTGAGTTGTCAGTTTATACACTGACCACAATCACTCTGGAGCGCTGGCACGCAATCAATTTTGCAATGCATTTAGATCGTAAGCTGCGTTTGTCTCATGCCTCTGCTGTCATGCTCGGTGGTTGGCTCTTATGCCTCCTGCTTGCCCTTATGCCAGTGTTGGGTGTGAGCAGTTACCAAAAGGTTAGCATATGCTTGCCCATGAGCACTCAGAACCTTTTGGACCAAGTTTACATTCTATTTATGTTAGTTCTCAACATTGTGGCCTTTGTGGTCATCTGTGCCTGCTACATTAGGATCTACTGTGCAGTGCGCAACCCCACTTACACCTCATCCAGCAAAGATAGCAGTATTGCTAAGCGCATGGCTGTGCTAATATTCACTGACTTCCTCTGCATTGCACCAATCTCCTTCTACGCCATATCGGCTGCGCTGGATCATCCTCTAATAACTATTTCAAACTCCAAGATCCTGCTTGTGCTCTTCTACCCACTGAACTCCTGTGCTAATCCTTTTCTCTATGCTATATTTACCAAAGCCTTTCAGGGAGATGTGTTTATCTTGCTCAGCAAGATTGGCCTGTGTGAGCAACGGGCTCAACTGTTTCGAGGCCAAACTGTCTCCACAAAAGCAAGTAGTGGAGACTCAAACAGACGtggagtaaaaataaaaatgctaaccCGATGGAATGTTCTGGCCACTGCTACCTGTCACCAACATGGACACTAA